The Angustibacter sp. Root456 genome contains the following window.
CGGCACGAGCGCCGAGGCGTCGACCAGCTCGACGTCGTCGCGCCGGCGCACGACGTCGTCGACCACGAGACGCGTCTCCGCGACGTGCGGTGAGCAGGTGCTGTAGGCGATGACGCCGCCCTGCCGGGTGGCGTCGATGGCGCTGTTGAGCAGGTCGCGCTGCAGCGGCGCCAGGGTCGACAGGTCCGCTGGGCTGCGCCGCCACCGCGCCTCCGGACGACGGCGCAGCGCGCCCAGCCCGGTGCACGGGGCGTCGACGAGGACGCGGTCGTACCGCCCCGGCTCGTCGTCGCCGACCTCGCGCCCGTCGGTGCAGCGGACCTCCACCGTGTCAGCGAGCGGCGCCACGGCGGTGCGCACGAGGTCGGCCCGGTGGGGCGCCACCTCGACGGCGGTGAGGCGGGCGCCGCGCTCGCGGGCCAGGGCCCCGAGCAGGGCGGCCTTGCCCCCGGGCCCCGCGCACAGGTCGAGCCACTGCTCGTCGCTGCCCTCGACGGGGGCGTCCGCGAGCGCGCGGGCCACCAGCTGGCTGCCTTCGTCCTGCACTCCCGCCCGGCCCTCGCGCACGGCGCGGATGCTTCCGGGGTCACCGGCCGCCCAGCGCGCAGCTCCGGGTGCCCAGCGACCGGGCGTGGCTCCGGCGTCCAGGAGCTCCGAGACGTCGGCGAGGCCGGGGCGCGCGACGAGCGAGACGCTCGGGGCGGCGTTGTCGGCGGCGAGCAGGGCCGCGAGCTCGTCGTCGAGAGCCTCGGGGGCGACCCCTCGCACGGCGAGCGCCTCACGCAGGGCGCGCACGACCCAGACCGGGTGGCTGTGCTCGACGGCGAGGTGGCCGACGACGTCGGCCGCGGCGTCGGGGGCCACCTGCGCGACCCACTGCTCGACGTCGCGCTCGGCAACGCGGCGCAGCACGGCGTTGGCGAGGCCACCCGGGCCCTGGCCGACACGGCCGCGCACGAGGGCGACGGTCTCGCTCACGGCGGCGTGCGCGGGCACCCGCATGCCCAGCAGCTGGTGGACGCCGAGGCGCAGCGCGTCGAGCAGCGCGGCGTCGAGCTCGCCGAGCGGGCGGTCGACGCAGGCTGTCAGCACCGCGTCGTAGAGACCGCGCATCCGCAAGGCGCCGTAGGTCAGCTCGGTGGCGAACCCGGCGTCGCGCGGGGCGAGACGACGCTCGCGCAGCAGGCGAGGCAGGACGAGGTTGGCGTAGGCGTCCTGCTCGGCGACGGCTCGCAGGGTGTCGAAGGCGACCGCACGAGCAGGGTCGGGACGCCGGGCGCGCTGCGAGGGCCGCTGGGCGGAGCGCTGACGGGGGCCGCTCACGCGTTCTCGCCGAGTCGGGTGCCGCTCGCGACGCGCGCACCGCGCGCCCAGTCGGCGGCGGGCATCGGCCGCTTGCCCGGTGGCTGCACGTCCCCCAGCACCACGGGGACCGTGGTGGTGCCCACCCGCACCTCGTGCTTGGTGACGGCGAGCTCGCCGGGGGCCAGCGCGTCGTCCGGTGCCTCCGGGCGGGGCCCGAGCGCCACGGGGCCGAGCTTGAGCCGGGCGCCGTCGAGCGTCGTCCACGCACCGGGCGCCGGCGTGCACCCGCGCACCAGTCGGTCGATGCGCGTCGCGGGCTGGTGCCAGTCGACGCGCGCGTCGGCCACCTCGACCTTGGGCGCGAGGCTCACGCCCTCCTCGGACTGCGGGCGGGCCTCGAGCGTGCCGTCGGCGATGCCGTCGAGGGTGGCGACGAGCAGCCCGGCGCCGGCCTCGGCGAGACGGCTGAGCAGCGTGCCGCTGGTGTCGTCGGCGTAGATGGTCTCGGTCATCAGCCCGTACACCGGCCCGGTGTCGAGGCCGGCCTCGAGCCGGAAGGTGCTGGCACCGGTGACCGGGTCACCGGCCATGATCGCGTGCTGCACGGGCGCGGCACCCCGCCATGCCGGCAGCAGGCTGAAGTGCAGGTTGACCCAGCCGTGCCGCGGGATGTCGAGCGCCGACTGCGGCACCAGCGCGCCGTACGCCACGACCGGGCAGCAGTCGGGGGCCAGCTCGGTGAGGCGAGCCTGGAAGTCCGGGTCGCTCGGGCGAGCGGGGGTGAGCACCTCGAGGCCGGCCTCACGCGCGAGCCGCGCGACGGGTGAGTCGGCCACCTGCCGGCCGCGCCCGGCGCGGGCGGGCGGCCGGGTCACGACCGCGACGACCTCGTGCGCCGACGCGAGCAGCGCACGCAGCGAGGGCACCGCGACCTCGGGGGTGCCGGCGAAGACGAGCCGCACGCGCTACAGCGCCTTGCCGAAGGTGGCGTGCGGGCTCAGCTTGACCGTCGGCGTCGGGCCGCCGGCCCACTCCGCCTCGCGGATCGCCTTCATCGCGAGCTTGCGCTGCTCGCGGTCGAGGCGGTCGATGAACAGGATGCCGTCGAGGTGGTCGGTCTCGTGCTGGATGCAGCGCGCCATCAGCTCGGAGCCCTCGAGCACCACCGGCTCGCCGTGCATGTTCTGGCCCTTGGCGACGACGCGCAGCGCACGCGGGGTGTCGAAGGCCAGGCCCGGGAACGACAGGCAGCCCTCCTCGCCGTCCTGCTCCTCCTCGGACAGGTCGAGGCTGGGGTTCACCAGGTGGCCCAGCTCGTCGTCGACCCAGTACGTGAACACGCGCAGCCCGACGCCGATCTGCGGTGCGGCCAGCCCGACGCCGGGAGCGTCGAGCATGGTGTCGGTGAGGTCCTTGACCAGCTGGCGCAGCTCCTTGTCGAAGTCGGTGACGACGGCCGCGGGCGTGCGCAGCACCGGGTCGCCGAACAGGCGGATGTCCTGGATCGACACGTGAGGAGCCTCGTCTCTCGTGGGGGTACCCGTCCAGTGTAGGCGGGTGGGTCGGTGCGACACTGAACGCGTGCGTGGCGTCGGCGCCGCGTGGTGGGAGCGTGGGCCGTGAGCGTGCGTCCGTGGTGGGGAGCGCGCGTCTACGCGTTCTTGTTCCGCTTCCTCGGCCCGGCGCAGCTGGGCTCCGAGCACGAGCCCGAGACCTCGGCCCCCGACCCGCAGTTCAGCTGTCCCCTGTGCGGGCGGCCGATGGCCGAGCACACCTGGCACGAGGACGGCGGCCGGCGGCGGATGTACTGCCCGCGCTGAGCCGTCGTCGCTCGCGTCGAGACCGTCGAGTGCAGAGAAGGCGGCCACCCGATGGCCTCCAGGTGACCCACTGCTCTGCTCTCGGCACATCGGGCGGACTAGCTCCGGCTCCGAGCCACCAAGCCCGGCCCGAGGACGACCCCACCTAACCCGCCGATGGCCAGGCCCGGGCCGAGGAGCACCCACAGCAGCAGCCGAGGGTCCCGGCCGGGATCGAGGAGGCTGCGCCGGGGCCTGCGCGTTCAGGCACTGACGCTGAAGGGCTCCGGCGGACTCTGGTCGAACCGGTGCCGGCCACCCGCGCGCTCGCGCCTCGTCGTCGACTCGTCCCGCGTCATGGCCCTGCCTCCCCACCGGTCATCGGCCGACGCCGGCCTGCGCCCGAGCAGCGCCGCTCACACCAGGTCGAGCGGGTCGACCTGCACGCGCACGCTGCCGGGCCGCTTGCGGGCACTGCGACCGGCCGCCGCACCCTTGAGGCCGTCGGCGAGCCGGTCGCGGGCAGCCGGTGCGGTGCGCAGTACCAGGCGCACGGGCGGCTCGTCGTCGGGCGCCGCCGACCGCTGCGGCGGCACGGGCACCGGTCCGAGCACCTCGACGTCGCCGGGCAGGTGCGCGCCGGCCACGAGCTCGTCGACGGCGGCTGCGGGACCGGTGAGCGTGGCGACGGCGCGTGCGGGCGGGAAGCCGAGCGCCTGGCGCGCGGAGAGCTCGCGGCCACTGTGCCAGGTCGGTGCCCAGCGCACGAGGGCCTCGACCGGCGGCAGGCCACCCGGGCCGGCAAGGACGACGACCC
Protein-coding sequences here:
- a CDS encoding RsmB/NOP family class I SAM-dependent RNA methyltransferase — encoded protein: MSGPRQRSAQRPSQRARRPDPARAVAFDTLRAVAEQDAYANLVLPRLLRERRLAPRDAGFATELTYGALRMRGLYDAVLTACVDRPLGELDAALLDALRLGVHQLLGMRVPAHAAVSETVALVRGRVGQGPGGLANAVLRRVAERDVEQWVAQVAPDAAADVVGHLAVEHSHPVWVVRALREALAVRGVAPEALDDELAALLAADNAAPSVSLVARPGLADVSELLDAGATPGRWAPGAARWAAGDPGSIRAVREGRAGVQDEGSQLVARALADAPVEGSDEQWLDLCAGPGGKAALLGALARERGARLTAVEVAPHRADLVRTAVAPLADTVEVRCTDGREVGDDEPGRYDRVLVDAPCTGLGALRRRPEARWRRSPADLSTLAPLQRDLLNSAIDATRQGGVIAYSTCSPHVAETRLVVDDVVRRRDDVELVDASALVPVPDVGGPTVQLWPHRHGTDAMFLALLRRR
- the fmt gene encoding methionyl-tRNA formyltransferase — encoded protein: MRLVFAGTPEVAVPSLRALLASAHEVVAVVTRPPARAGRGRQVADSPVARLAREAGLEVLTPARPSDPDFQARLTELAPDCCPVVAYGALVPQSALDIPRHGWVNLHFSLLPAWRGAAPVQHAIMAGDPVTGASTFRLEAGLDTGPVYGLMTETIYADDTSGTLLSRLAEAGAGLLVATLDGIADGTLEARPQSEEGVSLAPKVEVADARVDWHQPATRIDRLVRGCTPAPGAWTTLDGARLKLGPVALGPRPEAPDDALAPGELAVTKHEVRVGTTTVPVVLGDVQPPGKRPMPAADWARGARVASGTRLGENA
- the def gene encoding peptide deformylase, with protein sequence MSIQDIRLFGDPVLRTPAAVVTDFDKELRQLVKDLTDTMLDAPGVGLAAPQIGVGLRVFTYWVDDELGHLVNPSLDLSEEEQDGEEGCLSFPGLAFDTPRALRVVAKGQNMHGEPVVLEGSELMARCIQHETDHLDGILFIDRLDREQRKLAMKAIREAEWAGGPTPTVKLSPHATFGKAL